One window from the genome of Grus americana isolate bGruAme1 chromosome 2, bGruAme1.mat, whole genome shotgun sequence encodes:
- the LOC129202282 gene encoding macrophage mannose receptor 1-like isoform X3, producing the protein MQSQQLLATKTLSYKNSDLFTLLGNANGAPCVFPFQLSGKWHTGCTAAGRSDGLLWCATTTDFDADYLYGFCPTGDNDRFWSTDPLTGTYYQINYQSALTWHQARKSCQQQNAELLSVTEIHEQMYLRDLIDSKRSPLWIGLNSLNLNSGWRWSGGIPFRYFNWAQGSPEPESEKLCAVLNPRRDAKWENQPCELKVGYICKKENSTLDPFILPSGDAEPVKCPEGWLPYGDHCFMVHRDPKVWREARISCNGSNGDLASIHNPEEHAFILSQLGYKAVDELWIGLNDLSTQMYFEWSDGTPVTYTTWLPGEPTHAINGREDCVIMAGEDGYWADSACDRELGYICRRDPLQGVSGRAKTDPACPQGWERHGFYCYLVGHTSVTFSEAKKTCERSSGYLTSVGDRYEQAYLTSLVGLSSEKYFWIGLSDTEEQGMFKWVTGEGVLYTNWNAAMPGNEAGCVTLRTGNAAGLWDVQNCEVKAKFICRKLAEKTTLPLNPETVSDSKCPLGWDTSNSTNSCFRVFVREENQKKTWFEARDFCREIGGDLAAIRSEEEQTVIENLLIKKSPPSPFWIGLQCLDPDGGLSWSDGSPVNYKKNYYYNTAFEYCGAVSEEPSTSWITEHCEYSHNWICEIKKGTPLKPEALGPSAAYEVTEDGWILKGDKQYFFSTEKTSMEKARAFCKSSHGDLATIGNNSERKFLWKCILKNGKLESYLIGLIRNADQQFSWMDGSPVHYAAWAQGEPNFAHAQENCVVLNKKDGLWNDVSCGFSNGYICQRHRSFINATLPSAAPSPPGGCPEDWLLFKNQCYKFFGSSYEYWYSARGTCMNLGGNLASIPNEQVQAFLTYHLKDVTNDPWIGLNDINSELNFVWTDGSAVSYTNWAPDSPKLVEPVLYPSLHPEDGHNLQQFDCVSLKRGHADDTGKWNNEECYKSTGYICQKNSDPELFKSSATVLDFAFDHSGGISYSVTRSKMNWEEAQKNCNNNASELASILDPYNQALVFLLTQEYGEPLWIGLNSNETNGKYQWIDRWRLVYSKWSSGEPKQTLACVYLDTDGTWKTASCKEKLFSVCKKMDVVAPTEPPQLPGKCPESRGHKSWIPFHGHCYYFEASRKRSWSQAHQECARLAANLVSVRDYTEANFLSDTIKILHGKSPNFWIGLKKDDGGHWVWTDKSAMDFVNWQMGEPSNKRHKECEEVCALSGYWNTNVCSFKKGFICKKPKTPENTEMSTENTEGKMEKVLSAGIIWLFVLLALSIVGAGSLVYFYLRKKRQNLLHISTSTSGPEATVDIQEKEAHTDM; encoded by the exons ATGCAGTCACAACAGCTGCTTGCAACAAAAACACTGAGTTACAAAAATTCAG ATCTGTTTACACTGTTGGGAAATGCCAACGGAGCTCCATGTGTCTTCCCCTTCCAGCTGAGTGGTAAATGGCACACCGGGTGCACGGCTGCCGGCAGGTCAGACGGCTTGCTCTGGTGTGCAACAACCACCGACTTCGACGCAGACTATTTGTATGGGTTCTGTCCAACTGGCG ACAATGACAGATTTTGGAGTACAGATCCTTTGACAGGAACCTACTACCAGATAAACTACCAGTCAGCTCTCACGTGGCACCAAGCAAGGaagagctgccagcagcagaacGCAGAATTGTTAAGTGTCACAGAGATACATGAACAAATGTATCTAAGAG ATCTGATTGACAGCAAGAGATCCCCTCTCTGGATTGGGCTGAACAGCCTGAATCTCAACAGTGGCTGGCGGTGGAGCGGCGGCATTCCCTTCAGATACTTTAACTGGGCACAAG GAAGCCCTGAGCCTGAGTCTGAGAAACTCTGTGCAGTACTAAATCCCAGAAGAGATGCTAAATGGGAAAACCAGCCATGTGAGCTGAAAGTTGGCTACatctgtaaaaaggaaaactccACACTGGATCCTTTCATTCTTCCATCAG GGGATGCAGAGCCTGTTAAATGCCCAGAAGGATGGTTGCCCTATGGAGATCACTGTTTCATGGTTCATAGAGACCCCAAAGTATGGAGAGAAGCCCGAATTTCCTGCAATGGGAGCAACGGCGATCTGGCCAGTATCCACAACCCTGAGGAGCATGCCTTCATACTGTCTCAGCTTGGCTACA AAGCTGTGGATGAGCTGTGGATCGGTCTGAATGACCTCAGCACTCAAATGTACTTTGAGTGGAGCGATGGGACTCCTGTGACATACACCACATGGTTGCCTGGAGAACCAACCCATGCAATCAATGGGCGAGAAGATTGTGTCATTATGGCAGGAGAG GACGGATACTGGGCAGACAGCGCCTGCGATAGAGAGTTAGGTTACATCTGCAGAAGAGACCCACTACAAGGAGTTTCTGGAAGAGCAAAGACTGATCCTGCCTGCCCGCAG GGCTGGGAAAGACATGGTTTTTACTGCTACCTGGTTGGACATACCTCTGTAACgttttcagaagcaaagaaaacctgTGAAAGGAGCAGTGGTTATTTAACAAGTGTAGGAGACAG ATATGAGCAAGCCTACCTGACCAGCCTCGTTGGTCTGAGCTCTGAGAAGTATTTTTGGATTGGCCTCTCAGACACGGAAGAGCAAGGGATGTTCAAGTGGGTGACTGGTGAAGGTGTTCTGTACACAAACTGGAACGCAGCAATGCCTG GAAATGAAGCCGGTTGTGTCACCCTGAGGACTGGAAATGCAGCTGGACTATGGGATGTTCAGAACTGTGAAGTAAAGGCAAAATTTATCTGCAGAAAACTAGCTGAAAAAACTACTCTTCCTCTTAATCCTGAAACCGTTTCTGATTCCAAATGTCCCTTGGGTTGGGATACAAGCAATAGCACTAATTCATGCTTCAGA GTTTTtgtgagagaagaaaaccaaaagaaaacatggttTGAAGCCCGAgatttctgcagagaaatagGAGGAGACTTGGCTGCCATTAGAAGTGAAGAAGAACAAACAGTGATAGAAAATTTATTAAT aaaaaaatccccaccatCCCCTTTCTGGATAGGTTTGCAGTGTTTGGATCCTGACGGTGGGCTTTCCTGGAGTGACGGATCTCCG GTGAATTACAAGAAGAATTATTATTACAATACTGCGTTTGAATACTGTGGAGCAGTCAGTGAAGAGCCTTCCACGTCATGGATTACGGAGCACTGTGAATACAGTCATAACTGGATTTGTGAAATAAAGAAAG GGACACCCTTGAAACCAGAAGCTCTGGGCCCTTCTGCTG CATACGAAGTCACGGAAGATGGCTGGATTTTAAAAGGGgacaaacagtattttttcagcacagaaaagacCTCTATGGAGAAAGCCAGAGCATTCTGCAAAAGCAGTCATGGAGATCTTGCTACTATTGGAAATAATagtgaaagaaaatttttgtGGAAATGC ATCTTAAAAAATGGCAAATTGGAGTCATATCTCATAGGATTAATACGGAATGCTGATCAACAGTTTAG ttggatGGATGGAAGCCCAGTGCACTAtgcagcctgggcacagggtGAGCCCAACTTTGCACACGCTCAAGAAAATTGTGTGGTCTTAAATAAAAAGGATG GCTTGTGGAATGATGTCAGCTGTGGTTTTTCAAACGGCTATATCTGTCAGAGACACAGAAGTTTTATAAACGCAACACTTCCTTCAGCGGCACCTTCACCTCCTGGAGGATGTCCTGAAGAttggcttttatttaaaaatcag TGTTACAAATTTTTTGGCTCTTCCTATGAATACTGGTATAGTGCAAGAGGAACTTGTATGAACCTTGGAGGAAACCTGGCTAGCATACCTAATGAACAAGTACAAG cttttctTACTTACCATTTGAAGGATGTTACAAATGATCCCTGGATTGGCTTGAATGATATAAACAGTGAACTCAACTTTGTTTGGACTGATGGGAGTGCTGTCTCTTATACAAACTGGGCTCCAGATTCCCCAAAACTTGTAGAACCCGTTTTGTATCCCAGTCTACATCCAGAAGATGGCCACAATCTGCAACAG TTTGATTGTGTTTCTCTGAAGAGAGGTCATGCTGATGACACAGGAAAATGGAACAATGAGGAGTGTTATAAGTCCACAGGGTATATATGCCAGAAGAATAGTG ATCCTGAACTCTTTAAGTCATCGGCAACAGTGCTGGACTTTGCTTTTGACCATTCTGGTGGCATTAGCTACTCTGTCACCCGTTCCAAAATGAATTGGgaggaagcacagaaaaactGCAATAACAATGCCTCAGAACTTGCCAGCATTTTAGACCCATACAACCAGGCACTGGTGTTCTTACTCACACAGGAATATGGAGAGCCCCTGTGGATTGGTCTTAACAGCAACGAG ACCAATGGCAAGTATCAGTGGATTGACAGATGGAGATTAGTTTACAGCAAGTGGTCCAGCGGGGAACCAAAGCAGACATTAGCATGTGTCTACCTAGACACTGATGGCACCTGGAAGACAGCTTCTTGCAAGGAAAAActcttttctgtctgtaaaaaAATGGATG TAGTGGCCCCTACTGAGCCCCCACAGCTTCCTGGAAAATGTCCTGAATCAAGAGGACACAAATCTTGGATACCTTTCCATGGTCACTGCTATTACTTTGAGGCCTCCAGGAAAAGAAGCTGGTCTCAAGCTCATCAGGAATGTGCCCGACTAG CTGCTAATTTGGTATCAGTACGAGACTACACTGAAGCAAACTTTCTGTCAGACACCATTAAGATTCTCCACGGAAAATCACCAAACTTCTGGATAGGGCTAAAGAAAGATGACGGAG GACATTGGGTATGGACAGACAAATCTGCAATGGATTTTGTCAACTGGCAAATGGGTGAACCTTCAAACAAAAGGCATAAAGAGTGTGAAGAAGTATGTGCATTGTCTGGCTACTGGAACACCAACGTCTGTTCTTTCAAAAAAGGATTTAtctgtaaaaaaccaaaaa ctcctgaaaacacagagatgtcaacagaaaatacag AAGGGAAGATGGAGAAAGTGCTTTCCGCTGGCATCATTTGGCTGTTCGTTCTTCTGGCCCTGTCTATAGTTGGAGCTGGAAGTCTAGTTTATTTCTacttgaggaagaaaagacaaaacctgCTACATATTTCAACTAGCACGAGTGGACCAGAAGCAACTGTGGATATCCAAGAAAAAGAGGCACATACCGACATGTAG
- the LOC129202282 gene encoding macrophage mannose receptor 1-like isoform X4 → MKHLTFSTVLVFLSSVHTAFQTLDNEIFLIYNEDTKLCLIAQSSHAVTTAACNKNTELQKFRWVSDHQVMSMAFAQCLGVPYKQNQAKISLYPCNKKSEFQKWECRNATLAIQGEDLFLSAGKRKDNIMLNTGSAMMSKWKIYGTMDDLCSRGHEDLFTLLGNANGAPCVFPFQLSGKWHTGCTAAGRSDGLLWCATTTDFDADYLYGFCPTGDNDRFWSTDPLTGTYYQINYQSALTWHQARKSCQQQNAELLSVTEIHEQMYLRDLIDSKRSPLWIGLNSLNLNSGWRWSGGIPFRYFNWAQGSPEPESEKLCAVLNPRRDAKWENQPCELKVGYICKKENSTLDPFILPSGDAEPVKCPEGWLPYGDHCFMVHRDPKVWREARISCNGSNGDLASIHNPEEHAFILSQLGYKAVDELWIGLNDLSTQMYFEWSDGTPVTYTTWLPGEPTHAINGREDCVIMAGEDGYWADSACDRELGYICRRDPLQGVSGRAKTDPACPQGWERHGFYCYLVGHTSVTFSEAKKTCERSSGYLTSVGDRYEQAYLTSLVGLSSEKYFWIGLSDTEEQGMFKWVTGEGVLYTNWNAAMPGNEAGCVTLRTGNAAGLWDVQNCEVKAKFICRKLAEKTTLPLNPETVSDSKCPLGWDTSNSTNSCFRVFVREENQKKTWFEARDFCREIGGDLAAIRSEEEQTVIENLLIKKSPPSPFWIGLQCLDPDGGLSWSDGSPVNYKKNYYYNTAFEYCGAVSEEPSTSWITEHCEYSHNWICEIKKGTPLKPEALGPSAAYEVTEDGWILKGDKQYFFSTEKTSMEKARAFCKSSHGDLATIGNNSERKFLWKCILKNGKLESYLIGLIRNADQQFSWMDGSPVHYAAWAQGEPNFAHAQENCVVLNKKDGLWNDVSCGFSNGYICQRHRSFINATLPSAAPSPPGGCPEDWLLFKNQCYKFFGSSYEYWYSARGTCMNLGGNLASIPNEQVQAFLTYHLKDVTNDPWIGLNDINSELNFVWTDGSAVSYTNWAPDSPKLVEPVLYPSLHPEDGHNLQQFDCVSLKRGHADDTGKWNNEECYKSTGYICQKNSDPELFKSSATVLDFAFDHSGGISYSVTRSKMNWEEAQKNCNNNASELASILDPYNQALVFLLTQEYGEPLWIGLNSNE, encoded by the exons atgaaacacttGACTTTTTCTACAGTCTTAGTTTTCCTCTCTTCCGTTCATACTGCTTTTCAGACACTCG ataatgaaatatttttaatatacaatGAGGATACTAAGCTCTGTTTAATTGCTCAGAGTTCTCATGCAGTCACAACAGCTGCTTGCAACAAAAACACTGAGTTACAAAAATTCAGGTGGGTGTCTGATCACCAGGTGATGAGCATGGCATTTGCACAATGCTTGGGAGTGCCCTACAAGCAAAACCAGGCTAAAATTTCTTTGTACCCCTGCAACAAGAAAAGTGAATTCCAGAAATGGGAGTGCAGAAATGCAACCTTGGCAATCCAAGGGGAAGATTTATTTCTCAGTGCtggcaaaagaaaagacaatatCATGCTGAACACAGGATCAGCGATGATGAGTAAATGGAAGATCTATGGAACAATGGATGATTTGTGTTCTAGAGGCCATGAAG ATCTGTTTACACTGTTGGGAAATGCCAACGGAGCTCCATGTGTCTTCCCCTTCCAGCTGAGTGGTAAATGGCACACCGGGTGCACGGCTGCCGGCAGGTCAGACGGCTTGCTCTGGTGTGCAACAACCACCGACTTCGACGCAGACTATTTGTATGGGTTCTGTCCAACTGGCG ACAATGACAGATTTTGGAGTACAGATCCTTTGACAGGAACCTACTACCAGATAAACTACCAGTCAGCTCTCACGTGGCACCAAGCAAGGaagagctgccagcagcagaacGCAGAATTGTTAAGTGTCACAGAGATACATGAACAAATGTATCTAAGAG ATCTGATTGACAGCAAGAGATCCCCTCTCTGGATTGGGCTGAACAGCCTGAATCTCAACAGTGGCTGGCGGTGGAGCGGCGGCATTCCCTTCAGATACTTTAACTGGGCACAAG GAAGCCCTGAGCCTGAGTCTGAGAAACTCTGTGCAGTACTAAATCCCAGAAGAGATGCTAAATGGGAAAACCAGCCATGTGAGCTGAAAGTTGGCTACatctgtaaaaaggaaaactccACACTGGATCCTTTCATTCTTCCATCAG GGGATGCAGAGCCTGTTAAATGCCCAGAAGGATGGTTGCCCTATGGAGATCACTGTTTCATGGTTCATAGAGACCCCAAAGTATGGAGAGAAGCCCGAATTTCCTGCAATGGGAGCAACGGCGATCTGGCCAGTATCCACAACCCTGAGGAGCATGCCTTCATACTGTCTCAGCTTGGCTACA AAGCTGTGGATGAGCTGTGGATCGGTCTGAATGACCTCAGCACTCAAATGTACTTTGAGTGGAGCGATGGGACTCCTGTGACATACACCACATGGTTGCCTGGAGAACCAACCCATGCAATCAATGGGCGAGAAGATTGTGTCATTATGGCAGGAGAG GACGGATACTGGGCAGACAGCGCCTGCGATAGAGAGTTAGGTTACATCTGCAGAAGAGACCCACTACAAGGAGTTTCTGGAAGAGCAAAGACTGATCCTGCCTGCCCGCAG GGCTGGGAAAGACATGGTTTTTACTGCTACCTGGTTGGACATACCTCTGTAACgttttcagaagcaaagaaaacctgTGAAAGGAGCAGTGGTTATTTAACAAGTGTAGGAGACAG ATATGAGCAAGCCTACCTGACCAGCCTCGTTGGTCTGAGCTCTGAGAAGTATTTTTGGATTGGCCTCTCAGACACGGAAGAGCAAGGGATGTTCAAGTGGGTGACTGGTGAAGGTGTTCTGTACACAAACTGGAACGCAGCAATGCCTG GAAATGAAGCCGGTTGTGTCACCCTGAGGACTGGAAATGCAGCTGGACTATGGGATGTTCAGAACTGTGAAGTAAAGGCAAAATTTATCTGCAGAAAACTAGCTGAAAAAACTACTCTTCCTCTTAATCCTGAAACCGTTTCTGATTCCAAATGTCCCTTGGGTTGGGATACAAGCAATAGCACTAATTCATGCTTCAGA GTTTTtgtgagagaagaaaaccaaaagaaaacatggttTGAAGCCCGAgatttctgcagagaaatagGAGGAGACTTGGCTGCCATTAGAAGTGAAGAAGAACAAACAGTGATAGAAAATTTATTAAT aaaaaaatccccaccatCCCCTTTCTGGATAGGTTTGCAGTGTTTGGATCCTGACGGTGGGCTTTCCTGGAGTGACGGATCTCCG GTGAATTACAAGAAGAATTATTATTACAATACTGCGTTTGAATACTGTGGAGCAGTCAGTGAAGAGCCTTCCACGTCATGGATTACGGAGCACTGTGAATACAGTCATAACTGGATTTGTGAAATAAAGAAAG GGACACCCTTGAAACCAGAAGCTCTGGGCCCTTCTGCTG CATACGAAGTCACGGAAGATGGCTGGATTTTAAAAGGGgacaaacagtattttttcagcacagaaaagacCTCTATGGAGAAAGCCAGAGCATTCTGCAAAAGCAGTCATGGAGATCTTGCTACTATTGGAAATAATagtgaaagaaaatttttgtGGAAATGC ATCTTAAAAAATGGCAAATTGGAGTCATATCTCATAGGATTAATACGGAATGCTGATCAACAGTTTAG ttggatGGATGGAAGCCCAGTGCACTAtgcagcctgggcacagggtGAGCCCAACTTTGCACACGCTCAAGAAAATTGTGTGGTCTTAAATAAAAAGGATG GCTTGTGGAATGATGTCAGCTGTGGTTTTTCAAACGGCTATATCTGTCAGAGACACAGAAGTTTTATAAACGCAACACTTCCTTCAGCGGCACCTTCACCTCCTGGAGGATGTCCTGAAGAttggcttttatttaaaaatcag TGTTACAAATTTTTTGGCTCTTCCTATGAATACTGGTATAGTGCAAGAGGAACTTGTATGAACCTTGGAGGAAACCTGGCTAGCATACCTAATGAACAAGTACAAG cttttctTACTTACCATTTGAAGGATGTTACAAATGATCCCTGGATTGGCTTGAATGATATAAACAGTGAACTCAACTTTGTTTGGACTGATGGGAGTGCTGTCTCTTATACAAACTGGGCTCCAGATTCCCCAAAACTTGTAGAACCCGTTTTGTATCCCAGTCTACATCCAGAAGATGGCCACAATCTGCAACAG TTTGATTGTGTTTCTCTGAAGAGAGGTCATGCTGATGACACAGGAAAATGGAACAATGAGGAGTGTTATAAGTCCACAGGGTATATATGCCAGAAGAATAGTG ATCCTGAACTCTTTAAGTCATCGGCAACAGTGCTGGACTTTGCTTTTGACCATTCTGGTGGCATTAGCTACTCTGTCACCCGTTCCAAAATGAATTGGgaggaagcacagaaaaactGCAATAACAATGCCTCAGAACTTGCCAGCATTTTAGACCCATACAACCAGGCACTGGTGTTCTTACTCACACAGGAATATGGAGAGCCCCTGTGGATTGGTCTTAACAGCAACGAG TAG